One Telluria mixta DNA window includes the following coding sequences:
- a CDS encoding DeoR/GlpR family DNA-binding transcription regulator produces the protein MQLAEERRQHIVDTVEQQGKVLAAELAQRFNTSEDTIRRDLRDLDAAGLLRRVHGGAMRRTQPVPSFGQRLDADEARKEMLARALADSVQPGDTVLVDAGTTNLAFARQLEDGRAATIITNSPQIALGLGHLRRTRVVLLGGVYSAHVGAVMGAQTLAEIQRLRVDVAVVGVCSVEAERGLGASDPEEAILKQAILAAGSRRVVAALNERLEAPAPFPIAPLADIDRLVLEADAAPSVVARLRKGERAPDIVLAARSRA, from the coding sequence ATGCAATTGGCGGAAGAACGACGGCAACACATCGTCGACACGGTCGAGCAGCAGGGCAAGGTGCTGGCGGCCGAACTGGCGCAGCGGTTCAACACATCGGAAGACACGATCCGGCGGGATTTGCGCGACCTGGACGCGGCGGGCCTGCTGCGCCGCGTGCACGGTGGCGCGATGCGGCGCACGCAGCCGGTGCCCAGCTTCGGCCAGCGGCTTGACGCCGACGAAGCGCGCAAGGAGATGCTCGCGCGTGCGCTGGCCGACAGCGTGCAGCCGGGCGACACGGTCCTCGTCGATGCCGGCACGACGAATCTTGCGTTCGCGCGCCAGCTGGAAGACGGCCGGGCCGCGACCATCATCACCAACAGTCCGCAGATCGCGCTGGGCCTGGGCCACCTGCGCAGAACGCGCGTCGTGCTGCTGGGCGGTGTGTATTCCGCCCACGTCGGCGCCGTGATGGGCGCGCAGACGCTGGCCGAGATCCAGCGCCTGCGCGTGGACGTTGCGGTCGTAGGCGTGTGCAGCGTCGAGGCCGAGCGTGGCCTGGGCGCGAGCGACCCCGAGGAAGCCATCCTCAAGCAGGCCATCCTGGCCGCGGGCAGCCGGCGCGTCGTCGCCGCGCTGAACGAGCGGCTGGAAGCGCCGGCGCCGTTCCCGATCGCGCCGCTGGCGGACATCGACCGCCTCGTGCTGGAAGCGGATGCGGCGCCCAGCGTCGTCGCACGCCTGCGCAAGGGCGAGCGCGCACCCGACATCGTACTGGCCGCAAGGAGCCGCGCATGA
- a CDS encoding MFS transporter yields MSRIDDTKSLERAPAVGLNAARWSVSTIFLLNGAGIGVWAAHVPLVQARAGIDTGVLGFLLLTIAGGAISAMPLSGWMAGRWGTRAVVVGSGLLFALMSAVLMNVGGLVPLFLAAYVFGASNGVLDVAMNANASEVEAARGIPTMSSFHGFYSLGGLIGAALGGLLIGAGLGDGRGALMVSAAIFAAVLACGGRLLAVPPAPHASHFALPRGPALFLGLLALLCFAIEGALVDWSALLLKERTQVDAATAALGYSAFSVTMAACRFAGDRLVLRFGPLRVMIVGGLGMFAGLMLAVVSTQFWLSALGLALIGLAAANVVPLIFAAAARMPGMSAGGGLATVATLGYAGLLMAPPLLGAIAAHTNIAMALGILSLSGIVIAANARRVRP; encoded by the coding sequence ATGAGCCGCATCGACGATACCAAATCCCTCGAACGTGCCCCTGCCGTCGGCCTGAATGCCGCGCGCTGGTCCGTCTCCACGATCTTTTTGCTGAACGGCGCCGGCATCGGCGTGTGGGCCGCGCACGTGCCGCTCGTGCAGGCACGCGCCGGCATCGACACGGGCGTGCTCGGCTTCCTGCTGCTCACCATCGCGGGCGGCGCGATCTCCGCGATGCCGCTGTCCGGCTGGATGGCGGGACGCTGGGGCACGCGCGCCGTCGTCGTCGGCAGCGGCCTGCTGTTCGCGCTCATGAGCGCCGTGCTGATGAACGTGGGCGGCCTCGTGCCGCTGTTCCTTGCGGCGTACGTGTTCGGCGCCAGCAACGGCGTGCTGGACGTGGCGATGAACGCCAACGCCAGCGAGGTCGAGGCGGCGCGCGGCATTCCGACGATGTCGTCGTTCCATGGCTTCTACAGCCTCGGTGGCCTGATTGGCGCGGCGCTCGGCGGCCTGCTGATCGGCGCGGGCCTCGGCGACGGCCGCGGCGCGCTGATGGTCAGCGCCGCCATCTTCGCGGCCGTGCTGGCGTGCGGCGGGCGTTTGCTGGCCGTGCCGCCGGCACCGCATGCGAGCCATTTCGCGCTGCCGCGCGGGCCCGCGCTGTTCCTTGGTTTATTGGCCCTGCTGTGCTTCGCCATCGAGGGCGCGCTCGTGGACTGGAGCGCGCTGCTGCTGAAGGAGCGCACGCAGGTCGACGCGGCGACCGCGGCCCTCGGCTACTCGGCGTTCTCGGTGACGATGGCCGCGTGCCGGTTCGCGGGCGACCGGCTCGTGCTGCGTTTCGGACCGCTGCGTGTGATGATCGTCGGTGGTCTCGGCATGTTCGCGGGCCTGATGCTGGCCGTGGTCAGTACGCAGTTCTGGCTGTCGGCACTGGGCCTCGCGCTGATCGGCCTCGCCGCGGCGAACGTCGTGCCGCTGATCTTCGCGGCGGCCGCGCGCATGCCGGGAATGTCGGCGGGCGGCGGCCTCGCGACCGTCGCCACGCTCGGTTACGCGGGCCTGCTGATGGCGCCGCCGCTGCTCGGGGCGATCGCGGCGCACACGAATATCGCCATGGCGCTGGGCATCCTGTCGTTGTCGGGGATCGTGATCGCGGCGAATGCGCGTCGCGTCAGGCCGTAA
- the thpR gene encoding RNA 2',3'-cyclic phosphodiesterase: MSAQGDTTRLFLALWPDDAVRDQLRAWRDAWTWPRGAAPVHTDKLHVTLHFLGNQPTARLPEFLDGFQVPFEPFDLQFGRPTLQRSGIAWIEPLGEPQALLDLHARLSDALLALGLTPEARAYRPHVTMARRANGAVISAAGPAIDWAIMHYALVASHARSYTVLREYVTA; this comes from the coding sequence ATGAGCGCGCAAGGGGACACCACCCGCCTCTTCCTGGCCCTGTGGCCGGATGATGCCGTGCGTGACCAGTTGCGCGCGTGGCGCGACGCGTGGACGTGGCCGCGCGGCGCGGCGCCCGTCCACACCGACAAGCTGCACGTGACCCTGCACTTCCTCGGCAACCAGCCCACCGCGCGGCTGCCCGAATTCCTGGACGGCTTCCAGGTGCCCTTCGAACCGTTCGACCTGCAGTTCGGCCGCCCCACGCTGCAGCGCAGCGGCATCGCGTGGATCGAGCCGCTCGGCGAACCGCAGGCGCTGCTGGACCTGCATGCGCGCCTGTCCGATGCCTTATTGGCGCTGGGCCTCACGCCGGAAGCCCGCGCCTATCGCCCGCACGTGACGATGGCACGGCGCGCGAACGGGGCGGTCATTTCCGCCGCCGGTCCCGCGATCGACTGGGCGATCATGCACTACGCACTGGTCGCATCGCACGCCCGCAGCTACACCGTATTACGGGAATACGTTACGGCCTGA
- the panB gene encoding 3-methyl-2-oxobutanoate hydroxymethyltransferase — MSAYLGGTSTNEAPARKAVTLPALLAMRASGEKIAMLTCYDASFASLMDRCGVDILLIGDSLGMVCAGYDSTLPVTVADVAYHTASVVRGRKNAFVLADLPFGTYGTLQQAYDSCAALMRAGAQMIKIEGGAWLAETVRFLTERGIPVCAHIGLTPQFVHQLGGYRVQGKTDEGAEQLKRDALALQEAGAAMVLLEAVPAALGKEVTGILQVPTIGIGAGPDCSGQVLVMHDLLGVFPGRKARFVKNFMEGQTSIDAAVQAYVAAVKDGSFPAPEHCF; from the coding sequence ATGAGCGCTTATCTGGGCGGCACCTCGACGAACGAAGCACCGGCACGCAAGGCCGTGACCTTGCCCGCGCTGCTGGCGATGCGCGCATCCGGCGAGAAGATCGCCATGCTCACCTGCTACGACGCCAGCTTCGCGTCGCTGATGGACCGCTGCGGCGTGGACATCCTGCTGATCGGCGATTCGCTGGGCATGGTGTGCGCCGGCTACGACTCCACGCTGCCCGTGACGGTGGCCGACGTGGCCTACCACACGGCATCTGTCGTACGCGGCCGCAAGAACGCGTTCGTGCTGGCCGACCTGCCCTTCGGCACCTACGGCACCCTGCAGCAGGCCTACGACAGCTGCGCCGCGCTGATGCGCGCGGGCGCCCAGATGATCAAGATCGAGGGCGGCGCCTGGCTCGCCGAGACCGTGCGCTTCCTGACCGAGCGCGGCATCCCCGTCTGCGCGCACATCGGCCTCACGCCGCAATTCGTCCACCAGCTGGGCGGCTACCGCGTGCAGGGCAAGACCGACGAAGGCGCGGAACAGCTCAAGCGCGACGCGCTGGCGCTGCAGGAGGCCGGCGCGGCGATGGTGCTGCTGGAAGCCGTGCCCGCGGCACTGGGCAAGGAAGTGACGGGCATCCTGCAGGTGCCGACGATCGGCATCGGCGCGGGTCCGGACTGCTCCGGCCAGGTGCTCGTGATGCACGACCTGCTGGGCGTCTTCCCGGGCCGCAAGGCGCGCTTCGTGAAGAACTTCATGGAAGGCCAGACGAGCATCGACGCGGCCGTGCAGGCCTATGTCGCCGCCGTGAAGGACGGCAGCTTCCCGGCGCCGGAACACTGCTTCTGA
- a CDS encoding anion transporter, translated as MATTILIIFLIVYLGMILGGLPFLRLDRTGVALLGAIALISINALSLEQAVASIHLPTMALLFAFMVVSAQMRLGGFYDWVTQKLAGLALSPASLLGVLIGVSAALSAVFSNDIVCLAMAPLLVDACRQRQLAPVPYLLALACASNIGSAATLIGNPQNMLIGQTMRLSFDGYFLDAILPVALGLAACWVLITWQTKGRWEEKAAVVEPRAATVPFDAWQTTKGLLIAGALLVAFLVAPWPREHMALIGAGILLMSRQLRSQNMLGLVDWELLVLFMSLFVVNAAFQSTGFTAQAIAWLASLGVGLDEPGTLFAATFVLSNLVSNVPAVMLLMPVVHHPLGGVMLALVSTLAGNLLIVGSIANIIVVDAAARRGIVIDWKRHARVGVPVTLMTLAVSGVYLALRF; from the coding sequence ATGGCCACGACCATCCTCATCATCTTCCTCATCGTCTATCTTGGCATGATTCTCGGCGGCCTGCCGTTCCTGCGCCTCGACCGGACCGGCGTCGCGCTGCTCGGCGCGATCGCGCTCATCAGCATCAACGCGCTGAGCCTGGAGCAGGCAGTGGCCTCGATCCATTTGCCGACGATGGCCCTGCTGTTCGCCTTCATGGTCGTGTCGGCACAGATGCGCCTCGGGGGATTCTACGACTGGGTCACGCAAAAACTGGCCGGCCTGGCGCTGAGTCCCGCCAGCCTGCTGGGCGTGCTGATTGGCGTCTCCGCAGCGCTGTCGGCCGTCTTCAGCAACGACATCGTCTGCCTCGCGATGGCGCCGCTGCTCGTCGACGCCTGCCGCCAGCGCCAGCTCGCGCCGGTCCCGTATCTGCTGGCGCTCGCGTGCGCCTCCAACATCGGCTCCGCCGCGACGCTGATCGGCAATCCGCAGAACATGCTGATTGGCCAGACGATGCGGCTGTCGTTCGACGGCTACTTCCTCGATGCGATCCTCCCGGTTGCACTGGGCCTCGCCGCATGCTGGGTGCTGATCACGTGGCAGACGAAGGGACGTTGGGAAGAAAAGGCAGCCGTCGTGGAACCCCGGGCCGCAACGGTCCCTTTCGATGCGTGGCAGACGACCAAGGGCCTGCTGATCGCGGGCGCGCTGCTGGTGGCCTTCCTCGTCGCGCCGTGGCCCCGCGAGCACATGGCGCTGATCGGCGCGGGCATCCTGTTGATGAGCCGCCAGCTCCGTTCGCAGAACATGCTGGGCCTCGTCGACTGGGAATTGCTGGTGCTGTTCATGAGCCTGTTCGTCGTGAACGCCGCCTTCCAGAGCACGGGATTCACGGCGCAGGCGATCGCCTGGCTCGCGTCGCTCGGCGTGGGGCTCGATGAGCCGGGAACGCTGTTCGCCGCCACGTTCGTGCTGTCCAATCTCGTGTCCAACGTGCCCGCCGTGATGCTCCTGATGCCCGTCGTGCACCACCCGCTGGGCGGCGTGATGCTGGCACTGGTCAGCACCCTGGCGGGCAACCTGCTGATCGTGGGGAGTATCGCGAACATCATCGTCGTCGATGCGGCGGCACGGCGCGGCATCGTCATCGACTGGAAGCGCCACGCGCGCGTGGGCGTGCCGGTCACGTTGATGACCCTGGCCGTTTCCGGCGTGTACCTGGCGCTGCGGTTTTAA
- the folK gene encoding 2-amino-4-hydroxy-6-hydroxymethyldihydropteridine diphosphokinase: MIAWVGIGANLGDARANVLDALERLARLPGARLVQTSSLYRTAPIDSSGDDYVNAVAMLDTDLDAHALLQALFAIEQAHGRERPYRNAPRTLDLDLLLYGDEIIDDAPTLIVPHPRMHERAFVLAPLAEVAPDLVIPGRGAVSALLATVGDQGIARLA, translated from the coding sequence ATGATCGCCTGGGTCGGCATCGGCGCCAACCTCGGTGACGCGCGCGCAAACGTGCTCGATGCGCTCGAGCGCCTGGCGCGCCTGCCCGGTGCGCGGCTCGTGCAGACGTCGTCGCTGTACCGCACGGCCCCCATCGATTCGTCGGGCGACGACTACGTCAACGCCGTAGCAATGCTCGACACCGACCTCGATGCGCACGCCCTGCTGCAGGCGCTGTTCGCCATCGAACAGGCGCACGGCCGTGAACGCCCCTACCGCAACGCGCCGCGCACGCTGGATCTCGACCTGCTCCTCTACGGCGATGAGATCATCGACGATGCGCCGACCTTGATCGTCCCTCACCCCCGCATGCACGAGCGCGCGTTCGTGCTCGCGCCCCTCGCCGAAGTGGCACCCGATCTCGTCATCCCCGGCCGCGGTGCCGTGAGCGCCCTGCTCGCAACGGTCGGCGACCAGGGCATCGCCCGCCTCGCTTAA
- the pcnB gene encoding polynucleotide adenylyltransferase PcnB, with protein MIKKFIRKILGVKDERDPTEPVILGPEQHGIDPKLVSNNAVRVTQTLQEAGFKAFVVGGAVRDLLLGVKPKDFDIATDATPEEVKKLFRRAFIIGRRFQIVHVMFGQDLLEVTTFRGKGSDNAPKDEHGRVLRDNNFGPQHEDAERRDFTINAMYYDPATQSVLDYHGGIEDIRAKVLRIIGQPEARYREDPVRMLRVVRFAAKLQFTIEPATRAPIPVMAPLINNVPAARVFDEMLKLLMSGHALACLKELRSSGLHHGLLPLLDVVLEQPIGMKFVTLALESTDTRVKAGKGVSPGFLFASLLWHQVLEKWNAYRAAGEAPIPALHLAADDVLDNQTDNLALQRRIATDMRDIWAMQPRFERRTGKTPYKLLEHPRFRAGFDFLLLRCESGELDAEIGNWWATFYAGDIAERERLINSTRDTPSSSQKKRPRRRGPRRAEGEGGAPVDTPQAASGE; from the coding sequence ATGATTAAAAAATTCATCCGCAAAATCCTGGGCGTCAAAGACGAGCGCGACCCGACCGAACCCGTCATCCTCGGGCCCGAGCAGCACGGCATCGATCCGAAGCTCGTGTCGAACAACGCGGTGCGCGTCACGCAGACCTTGCAGGAAGCCGGCTTCAAGGCGTTCGTCGTCGGCGGCGCCGTGCGCGACCTGCTGCTGGGCGTGAAGCCGAAAGACTTCGACATCGCCACCGACGCGACGCCCGAGGAAGTGAAAAAGCTGTTCCGCCGCGCCTTCATCATCGGCCGCCGCTTCCAGATCGTGCACGTGATGTTCGGCCAGGACCTGCTGGAGGTGACCACGTTCCGCGGCAAGGGCAGCGACAACGCGCCGAAGGACGAGCATGGCCGCGTCCTGCGCGACAATAACTTCGGTCCGCAGCACGAAGACGCCGAGCGCCGCGACTTCACGATCAACGCCATGTACTACGACCCGGCCACGCAGTCGGTGCTCGACTACCACGGCGGCATCGAAGACATCCGCGCCAAGGTCCTGCGCATCATCGGGCAGCCGGAAGCACGCTACCGCGAAGACCCGGTCCGCATGCTGCGCGTCGTGCGTTTCGCGGCCAAGCTGCAGTTCACCATCGAGCCCGCGACCCGCGCGCCGATCCCCGTGATGGCCCCGCTGATCAACAACGTGCCGGCCGCGCGCGTGTTCGACGAAATGCTCAAGCTCCTGATGAGCGGCCACGCGCTGGCCTGCCTGAAGGAGCTGCGCTCGTCCGGCCTGCACCACGGCCTGCTGCCGCTGCTGGACGTCGTGCTGGAACAGCCGATCGGCATGAAATTCGTGACGCTGGCCCTCGAATCCACCGATACGCGTGTCAAAGCCGGCAAGGGCGTGTCGCCGGGCTTCCTGTTCGCGTCGCTGCTGTGGCACCAGGTGCTGGAAAAGTGGAACGCCTACCGCGCGGCCGGCGAAGCGCCGATCCCCGCCCTGCACCTGGCGGCGGACGACGTCCTCGACAACCAGACGGACAACCTCGCCCTGCAGCGCCGCATCGCCACCGACATGCGCGACATCTGGGCCATGCAGCCGCGCTTCGAGCGCCGCACCGGCAAGACGCCTTATAAACTGCTCGAGCATCCGCGCTTCCGCGCCGGCTTCGACTTCCTGCTGCTGCGCTGCGAATCGGGCGAGCTCGATGCGGAGATCGGCAACTGGTGGGCGACGTTCTACGCCGGCGACATCGCCGAGCGCGAACGCCTGATCAATTCGACGCGCGACACGCCATCCTCCAGCCAGAAGAAACGCCCGCGCCGCCGCGGTCCGCGCCGCGCCGAGGGTGAAGGCGGGGCACCGGTAGACACACCGCAGGCGGCGAGCGGCGAATGA
- a CDS encoding HAD family hydrolase — MNDLALFDLDHTLLPIDSDYEWGQFLVRENVVDAAEHQRRNDAFFAQYNAGTLDPVEYLEFALGTLARFDPAHLKDLQAQYMRDVVKPAIRPKALDLVRKHQDAGDLVAIITATNAFVTAPIAQEFGVEHLIAARPELDGRGHPTGKLAGTPTQGHGKVTHMHAWLDGLGRPFDSFKRSWFYSDSHNDIPLLSVVSHPVATNPSEKLSQHATALGWTSLHLFND; from the coding sequence ATGAACGACCTCGCGCTGTTTGACCTCGACCACACCCTCCTGCCGATCGATTCCGACTACGAATGGGGACAGTTCCTCGTCCGTGAGAACGTCGTCGACGCGGCCGAACACCAGCGCCGCAACGACGCCTTCTTCGCGCAGTACAACGCCGGCACGCTCGATCCGGTCGAATACCTCGAATTCGCCCTCGGCACGCTGGCCCGCTTCGACCCGGCCCACTTGAAGGACCTGCAGGCGCAATACATGCGCGACGTGGTCAAGCCGGCGATCCGCCCGAAGGCGCTCGACCTCGTGCGCAAGCACCAGGACGCGGGCGACCTCGTGGCGATCATCACCGCGACCAACGCGTTCGTCACCGCGCCGATCGCACAGGAATTCGGCGTCGAGCACCTGATCGCCGCGCGTCCCGAGCTGGACGGGCGCGGCCACCCGACCGGCAAGCTGGCCGGCACGCCCACGCAGGGCCACGGTAAAGTGACGCACATGCACGCCTGGCTGGACGGCCTGGGCCGCCCGTTCGACAGTTTCAAACGCAGCTGGTTCTACAGCGATTCGCACAATGACATCCCGCTGCTGTCGGTCGTCTCCCACCCGGTCGCGACCAATCCGAGCGAGAAACTGAGCCAACACGCCACCGCCCTCGGCTGGACTTCACTGCATCTCTTCAATGATTAA
- the hda gene encoding DnaA regulatory inactivator Hda, whose amino-acid sequence MKQLVLDLGAEPAQSLDTFQIGENAEMAHLMHQFAQRASREHFCYLWGETGAGKTHLLQGLAATDGARYIAATAGADDFVLTPDVSLYLVDDVDQLSPERQIDAFALFNQVREHGAYMVCTGPVPPAVLPVREDLRTRMGWGLVYQIHGLSDDQKIAALTQAAEARGLTLSASVLPYLLSHFKRDMRSLSTMLDALDQYSLETQRPVTVPLLRDLLLQGNPGSPHSEPKE is encoded by the coding sequence ATGAAACAGCTGGTGCTCGATTTGGGCGCCGAGCCGGCGCAAAGCCTCGACACCTTCCAGATAGGGGAAAATGCCGAAATGGCGCATTTGATGCACCAGTTCGCCCAGCGCGCATCGCGCGAGCATTTCTGCTACCTGTGGGGAGAAACGGGCGCCGGCAAGACGCATTTGCTGCAGGGCCTCGCCGCCACCGATGGCGCGCGCTACATCGCAGCCACTGCCGGTGCGGACGACTTCGTATTGACACCGGACGTGAGCCTGTACCTCGTCGACGACGTCGACCAGCTCTCGCCCGAGCGCCAGATCGACGCCTTCGCCCTGTTCAACCAGGTGCGCGAACATGGCGCCTACATGGTCTGCACGGGGCCGGTGCCGCCGGCCGTGCTCCCGGTGCGCGAAGACCTGCGGACGCGCATGGGCTGGGGTCTCGTGTACCAGATCCACGGCCTGTCCGACGACCAGAAGATCGCCGCGCTCACGCAGGCCGCCGAGGCCCGCGGTTTGACGCTGTCCGCCAGCGTGTTACCCTATCTGCTGTCCCATTTCAAGCGCGACATGCGCTCCCTGTCGACCATGCTGGATGCGCTCGACCAGTATTCGCTCGAGACCCAGCGTCCGGTCACGGTACCGCTGCTGCGCGATCTCTTGCTTCAGGGCAATCCCGGCAGTCCACACTCCGAACCAAAAGAATGA
- a CDS encoding AI-2E family transporter: MPFSLSPEQKQSAFWLAVWLACGLLLYALGPILTPFIAAAILAYALNGAVDRLERTRLGKFHLPRSLAVVVVIVAFLAAVTALVLIVVPVLRTELPLLQAQIPDALARVDTILSPRLAQLGIHIKLDGSSLRTILTQQIMTSSDEIWTTVLASARVGGSALLGWIATAILIPVVLFYLLLDWHRLLLQLENAVPRRWVRQTVGMAQEVNALLAQYLRGQLLVMLVLALYYSAALALAGFEVALPVGILTGLLVFIPYLGYGLGLVLALTAAILQFSDWSGVIAVAVIYGAGQVIEGFFLTPRLVGERIGLNPLAVIFALLAFGQLFGFVGVLLALPASAVLMVAFRHLKRHYLRSSFYNA; encoded by the coding sequence ATGCCTTTTTCCCTCAGCCCGGAGCAAAAACAGTCGGCGTTTTGGTTGGCAGTCTGGCTGGCTTGCGGTCTGCTGCTGTACGCCCTCGGGCCCATCCTCACCCCGTTCATCGCCGCCGCCATCCTCGCCTACGCCCTGAACGGCGCCGTCGACCGGCTCGAACGCACGCGCCTCGGCAAGTTCCATTTGCCGCGCTCGCTCGCCGTCGTCGTCGTGATCGTCGCGTTCCTGGCGGCCGTCACCGCCCTCGTGCTGATCGTCGTGCCGGTGCTGCGCACGGAATTGCCGCTGCTGCAGGCCCAGATCCCGGACGCGCTGGCCCGCGTCGACACCATCCTGTCGCCCCGTCTCGCGCAGCTGGGCATCCACATCAAGCTGGACGGCAGCAGCCTGCGCACCATCCTCACGCAGCAGATCATGACGTCCAGCGACGAGATCTGGACCACCGTGCTCGCGTCCGCGCGCGTGGGCGGCAGCGCCCTGCTCGGCTGGATTGCGACGGCGATCCTGATCCCCGTCGTGCTGTTCTACCTGCTGCTGGACTGGCACCGCCTGCTGCTGCAGCTGGAAAACGCCGTGCCGCGCCGCTGGGTGCGCCAGACGGTGGGCATGGCCCAGGAAGTCAACGCGCTGCTGGCCCAGTACCTGCGCGGCCAGCTGCTCGTGATGCTCGTGCTGGCCCTGTACTACTCGGCGGCGCTGGCGCTGGCGGGCTTCGAGGTGGCGCTGCCGGTCGGTATCCTGACGGGGTTGCTCGTCTTCATCCCTTATCTCGGCTACGGCCTGGGGCTCGTGCTGGCGCTGACGGCCGCCATCCTGCAGTTTTCCGACTGGAGCGGCGTGATCGCCGTCGCGGTGATCTATGGCGCGGGCCAGGTGATCGAAGGGTTTTTCCTCACCCCGCGTCTCGTGGGCGAGCGCATCGGCCTGAATCCGCTGGCCGTAATCTTCGCCCTGCTCGCCTTCGGCCAGCTGTTCGGCTTCGTGGGCGTGCTGCTGGCGCTGCCGGCGTCGGCCGTGCTGATGGTGGCATTCCGTCACTTGAAACGCCACTATCTGCGCAGCAGCTTTTATAATGCCTAG
- the purM gene encoding phosphoribosylformylglycinamidine cyclo-ligase, producing MSQPSNVSLSYRDAGVDIDAGDALVEAIKPFAKRTMREGVLGGIGGFGALFEISKKYKEPVLVSGTDGVGTKLKLAFELNRHDTVGIDLVAMSVNDILVQGAEPLFFLDYFACGKLDVPTATAVVKGIATGCEQAGCALIGGETAEMPSMYPDGEYDLAGFAVGAVEKSQIIDGTKIAPGDVVLGLASSGIHSNGYSLVRKIIEVSKPDLEADFHGRKLSDALMQPTRIYVKPLLALMQSMEVKGLVHITGGGLVENIPRVLQDNLTAVLDSKSWTLPPLFQWLQQHGGVADAEMHRVFNCGIGMTVIVSKENADAAEAQLKAAGETVYRIGEIRARGEGQAQTIVE from the coding sequence ATGAGCCAACCATCTAATGTTTCTCTCTCCTACCGCGACGCTGGTGTCGATATCGATGCCGGCGACGCCCTGGTCGAAGCGATCAAACCTTTTGCCAAGCGCACCATGCGCGAAGGCGTGCTCGGCGGCATCGGCGGTTTCGGTGCGCTGTTCGAAATCAGCAAGAAGTACAAGGAACCGGTCCTCGTGTCCGGCACCGACGGCGTCGGCACCAAGCTGAAACTGGCGTTCGAACTGAACCGCCACGACACGGTCGGCATCGACCTCGTCGCCATGAGCGTCAACGACATCCTGGTGCAGGGCGCCGAGCCGCTGTTCTTCCTGGATTACTTTGCTTGCGGCAAGCTGGACGTGCCGACCGCGACCGCCGTCGTCAAAGGCATCGCCACCGGCTGCGAACAGGCCGGCTGCGCCCTGATCGGCGGCGAAACGGCCGAAATGCCGAGCATGTACCCGGACGGCGAATACGACCTGGCGGGCTTCGCCGTCGGCGCTGTGGAAAAATCGCAGATCATCGACGGCACCAAGATCGCCCCGGGCGACGTCGTGCTGGGCCTGGCTTCGTCGGGCATCCACTCGAACGGCTACTCGCTGGTGCGCAAGATCATCGAAGTCTCGAAGCCGGACCTGGAAGCCGACTTCCACGGCCGCAAGCTCTCCGACGCGCTGATGCAGCCGACCCGCATCTACGTCAAGCCGCTGCTGGCGCTGATGCAGTCGATGGAAGTGAAGGGCCTCGTGCACATCACGGGCGGCGGCCTCGTCGAGAACATCCCGCGCGTGCTGCAGGATAACCTGACGGCCGTGCTCGACAGCAAGTCGTGGACCCTCCCGCCGCTGTTCCAGTGGCTGCAGCAGCACGGCGGCGTGGCCGACGCCGAGATGCACCGCGTTTTCAACTGCGGCATCGGCATGACGGTCATCGTCTCGAAGGAAAACGCGGACGCGGCCGAAGCGCAGTTGAAGGCGGCCGGCGAGACCGTGTACCGCATCGGCGAGATCCGCGCGCGCGGCGAAGGCCAGGCGCAGACGATCGTCGAATAA
- a CDS encoding PEP-CTERM sorting domain-containing protein codes for MKKLMFLLLALAGASANAAIVKADFGTSAGLPYCAVCAPFNFGPKTFTAAGQAVGAGVELGAGAVVGNPSGWGGGEVWIDLDPVAQTLTLTSQDLFDFENFTALISNIKFDKNEVISGLSLVSNDLTEDVAVDPVLTFTGNSLRILYDTPDGFYFTGRSAVFQYTTREVTADVPEPGSLALLALGGAAFRLRRRQRG; via the coding sequence ATGAAAAAACTCATGTTCCTGTTGCTCGCGCTGGCCGGCGCCAGCGCCAACGCCGCGATCGTCAAGGCCGATTTCGGCACGTCCGCCGGTCTGCCCTACTGCGCCGTCTGCGCGCCTTTTAACTTCGGGCCGAAGACATTCACGGCCGCCGGCCAGGCCGTCGGCGCCGGCGTCGAGCTGGGCGCGGGCGCGGTGGTCGGCAACCCGTCCGGCTGGGGCGGCGGCGAAGTCTGGATCGACCTCGATCCGGTCGCGCAGACGCTGACCCTCACGTCGCAGGACCTGTTCGACTTCGAGAACTTCACGGCCCTGATTTCCAACATCAAGTTCGACAAGAACGAGGTCATCTCCGGGCTGTCGCTGGTCTCGAACGACCTGACCGAAGACGTCGCCGTCGACCCGGTCCTGACGTTCACGGGGAACAGCCTGCGCATCCTGTACGACACGCCGGACGGCTTTTATTTCACCGGCCGCAGCGCCGTCTTCCAGTACACGACGCGCGAGGTGACGGCGGACGTGCCGGAACCGGGCAGCCTGGCGCTGCTCGCGCTGGGCGGCGCCGCCTTCCGCCTGCGCCGCCGCCAGCGCGGCTGA